From Peromyscus eremicus chromosome 3, PerEre_H2_v1, whole genome shotgun sequence, one genomic window encodes:
- the Npvf gene encoding pro-FMRFamide-related neuropeptide VF isoform X1 — protein MEIISSKQFILLILATSSLLTSNIFCSDELMMPRFHSKENDDKYSQPRGIPEGEKERSVSFQELKDWGAKNVIKMSPAPANKVPHSAANLPLRFGRTTEERSPRAWANMEAGTLSHVPSLPQRFGRTTARSIPKTLSCLLQRSLHSLGASELLHGMTCQHQEIQSHGGKQPRRQALTEADDAEGKHEK, from the exons ATGGAAATTATTTCATCAAAACaattcattttgttgattttagcCACTTCAAGCTTACTAACATCAAACATCTTTTGTTCAGATGAATTAATGATGCCCCGTTTTCACAGCAAagaaaatgatgacaaatattccCAG CCTAGAGGAATCCcagaaggggaaaaggaaagaagtgtCAGTTTTCAAGAACTAAAAGATTGGGGGGCAAAGAATGTTATTAAGATGAGTCCAGCCCCTGCCAACAAAGTGCCCCACTCAGCAGCCAACCTGCCCCTGAGATTTGGGAGGACCACAGAAGAAAGAAGTCCCAGAGCATGGGCCAACATGGAGGCAGGGACCCTGAGCCATGTTCCCAGCCTGCCCCAAAGGTTTGGGAGAACAACAGCCAGAAGCATCCCCAAGACACTGAGTTGTTTGCTACAGAGATCCTTGCACTCACTGGGCGCCAGTGAGCTGCTCCACGGCATGACTTGCCAGCATCAAGAAATCCAGAGTCAtggagggaagcaaccaag GAGACAAGCACTCACGGAAGCAGATGATGCAGAAGGGAAACATGAAAAATAG
- the Npvf gene encoding pro-FMRFamide-related neuropeptide VF isoform X2, with the protein MMPRFHSKENDDKYSQPRGIPEGEKERSVSFQELKDWGAKNVIKMSPAPANKVPHSAANLPLRFGRTTEERSPRAWANMEAGTLSHVPSLPQRFGRTTARSIPKTLSCLLQRSLHSLGASELLHGMTCQHQEIQSHGGKQPRRQALTEADDAEGKHEK; encoded by the exons ATGATGCCCCGTTTTCACAGCAAagaaaatgatgacaaatattccCAG CCTAGAGGAATCCcagaaggggaaaaggaaagaagtgtCAGTTTTCAAGAACTAAAAGATTGGGGGGCAAAGAATGTTATTAAGATGAGTCCAGCCCCTGCCAACAAAGTGCCCCACTCAGCAGCCAACCTGCCCCTGAGATTTGGGAGGACCACAGAAGAAAGAAGTCCCAGAGCATGGGCCAACATGGAGGCAGGGACCCTGAGCCATGTTCCCAGCCTGCCCCAAAGGTTTGGGAGAACAACAGCCAGAAGCATCCCCAAGACACTGAGTTGTTTGCTACAGAGATCCTTGCACTCACTGGGCGCCAGTGAGCTGCTCCACGGCATGACTTGCCAGCATCAAGAAATCCAGAGTCAtggagggaagcaaccaag GAGACAAGCACTCACGGAAGCAGATGATGCAGAAGGGAAACATGAAAAATAG